The Lonsdalea populi genome window below encodes:
- the mutY gene encoding A/G-specific adenine glycosylase, with amino-acid sequence MMQAQQFAQQVLEWYERYGRKTLPWQRDKTAYQVWLSEVMLQQTQVATVIPYFQRFIDRFPDVRALAAAPLDEVLHLWTGLGYYARARNLYKAAQIIVEQHGGEFPTTFDDIVALPGIGRSTAGAILSLAQGQHYPILDGNVKRVLARCYAVTGWPGKKEVENRLWNISETVTPAKGVGAFNQAMMDLGAMICTRSRPKCELCPLNAQCIAYANHNWADYPGKKPKQTIPEKSAWFVMVRQQQRVWLEQRPAVGLWGGLFCFPQFATHDEAHTWLRQRGMPLTGLQQGIAFRHTFSHFHLDIVPLLLDVSSQSACMDEGAGLWYNLAQPPSVGLAAPVERLLQQLAQSQSVFVDVCAPNHEE; translated from the coding sequence ATGATGCAAGCGCAACAGTTCGCACAACAGGTGCTGGAATGGTACGAACGCTACGGTCGTAAAACGCTGCCCTGGCAACGCGATAAAACGGCCTATCAGGTCTGGCTGTCCGAGGTCATGCTGCAACAAACGCAGGTCGCCACCGTTATCCCTTACTTTCAGCGCTTTATCGACCGCTTCCCGGACGTTCGCGCGCTGGCGGCCGCGCCGTTGGATGAGGTGCTGCACCTCTGGACCGGGCTTGGCTACTATGCCCGGGCACGGAACCTGTACAAAGCGGCGCAGATCATCGTCGAACAGCATGGCGGTGAATTCCCCACGACCTTCGACGATATCGTCGCGCTGCCTGGCATTGGTCGTTCGACCGCAGGCGCTATTCTTTCTCTGGCTCAGGGCCAGCACTACCCTATTCTGGATGGCAACGTGAAGCGCGTGCTCGCACGCTGCTACGCCGTCACCGGCTGGCCGGGTAAAAAAGAGGTGGAGAACCGCCTGTGGAATATCAGCGAAACCGTTACGCCAGCAAAAGGCGTAGGCGCGTTTAATCAGGCTATGATGGATTTGGGCGCGATGATCTGCACACGCAGCCGCCCCAAATGCGAACTTTGTCCGCTCAACGCCCAGTGTATCGCCTACGCTAACCACAACTGGGCGGATTATCCGGGCAAAAAACCCAAGCAGACGATTCCGGAGAAAAGCGCCTGGTTTGTGATGGTCCGGCAACAACAGCGCGTCTGGCTGGAACAGCGTCCGGCCGTGGGGCTGTGGGGCGGATTATTCTGTTTTCCCCAGTTCGCGACCCATGATGAAGCGCACACCTGGCTTCGCCAGCGGGGAATGCCATTAACCGGACTACAACAGGGTATCGCGTTTCGACATACCTTCAGCCACTTTCATCTGGATATCGTCCCTCTGTTGCTGGATGTTTCCAGCCAGAGCGCCTGCATGGATGAAGGCGCCGGTCTCTGGTATAACTTAGCCCAGCCGCCATCTGTGGGGCTTGCAGCCCCGGTAGAACGCCTGCTGCAACAGTTGGCTCAGTCGCAGTCTGTCTTCGTAGACGTCTGCGCGCCCAATCACGAGGAATAA
- the mutH gene encoding DNA mismatch repair endonuclease MutH: protein MNTPFLYRDPPPDELTLLQRAQSLAGYNLAELAAIAELPLPANLKRDKGWTGILLERFLGASAGSKPEQDFPDLGVELKTIPIDEQGRPLETTFVCVAPLTGNSGVTWERCHVRHKLTRVLWMPVEGGRQIPLGERRIGAPLLWSPSPEEEEQLRQDWEELMDLIVLGKVENITARHGEVLQLRPKAANSRALTEAIGELGQPIMTLPRGFYLKKTFTGPLLARHFLL, encoded by the coding sequence ATGAACACCCCATTTCTGTACCGCGATCCGCCTCCTGACGAGCTGACATTGCTACAGCGCGCCCAGTCCCTCGCCGGATATAATCTGGCTGAGCTGGCCGCGATCGCTGAACTGCCGTTGCCTGCAAATCTGAAGCGGGACAAAGGATGGACAGGCATCTTGCTGGAGCGTTTTCTAGGCGCCAGCGCTGGCAGCAAACCAGAACAAGATTTTCCCGATCTCGGCGTCGAGCTGAAAACGATCCCTATCGATGAACAGGGACGGCCGCTGGAAACCACCTTTGTCTGCGTCGCGCCGTTAACGGGTAATAGCGGCGTCACCTGGGAGCGCTGCCATGTTCGCCATAAACTGACCCGGGTTCTATGGATGCCGGTGGAAGGCGGCAGGCAAATCCCTCTGGGCGAGCGGCGCATCGGCGCACCGCTGCTGTGGAGCCCCAGCCCAGAGGAAGAGGAACAGTTACGTCAGGATTGGGAAGAACTGATGGATTTGATCGTACTCGGCAAGGTGGAAAACATCACGGCCCGCCACGGTGAAGTGCTGCAATTGAGGCCTAAAGCCGCTAACAGCCGTGCTCTGACAGAAGCGATAGGCGAACTCGGACAGCCGATCATGACGCTCCCTCGTGGTTTTTATCTTAAAAAAACCTTTACCGGCCCTCTGCTCGCTCGCCACTTTCTGCTTTAA
- the trmB gene encoding tRNA (guanosine(46)-N7)-methyltransferase TrmB — translation MINNVISPEFDENGRPMRRIRSFVRRQGRLTKGQQQALDSLWPAMGVEYQDDALDFTSLFGRDAPVVLEIGFGMGASLVKMAEQHPEQNFLGIEVHLPGVGACLASAHEAGIENLRVMCHDAVDVMNKMIPAGSLSMVQLFFPDPWHKARHNKRRIVQPPFAELVRSKLNIGGVFHMATDWEPYAEHMLEVMGALDGYRNLSDSQDYVPRPASRPLTKFEARGQRLGHGVWDLMFERKE, via the coding sequence ATGATCAACAACGTCATCTCTCCGGAATTTGATGAAAATGGTCGCCCTATGCGGCGTATTCGCAGTTTCGTTCGTCGCCAGGGGCGATTGACCAAAGGGCAACAACAGGCGCTGGACAGCCTGTGGCCGGCGATGGGCGTGGAGTATCAGGACGACGCGCTGGACTTTACCTCGCTGTTCGGACGCGATGCGCCGGTAGTGCTGGAAATCGGATTCGGCATGGGCGCTTCGCTGGTCAAGATGGCCGAACAGCATCCGGAACAGAACTTCCTGGGCATCGAAGTGCATCTGCCCGGCGTGGGCGCCTGCCTGGCTTCCGCGCACGAAGCCGGCATCGAGAATCTGCGCGTGATGTGCCACGATGCGGTAGACGTGATGAACAAGATGATCCCCGCGGGATCGCTGTCCATGGTGCAGTTGTTCTTCCCCGATCCGTGGCACAAAGCGCGGCACAATAAGCGGCGTATCGTACAGCCGCCGTTTGCCGAGCTGGTGCGCAGCAAGTTGAACATCGGCGGTGTGTTCCATATGGCGACCGACTGGGAACCTTATGCCGAGCACATGCTCGAAGTGATGGGGGCGCTCGACGGTTATCGCAACCTGTCCGACAGCCAGGACTATGTACCGCGTCCGGCGTCACGCCCGTTAACGAAATTTGAAGCCCGCGGCCAGCGTTTAGGCCACGGCGTTTGGGATCTCATGTTTGAGAGGAAAGAGTAA
- a CDS encoding YggL family protein: MAINRSRRLRKKLHIEEFKELGFSVGFRFAEGSSVETIDGLLNSFVDDVIEPRGLAFEGSGYLQWQGLVCQQKLGNCTDEHRQWVKEWLESQPLSDVTVSDLFDIWWDLPPNLG, from the coding sequence ATGGCGATTAATCGCAGCCGACGTTTACGTAAAAAGTTACACATTGAAGAATTCAAGGAACTGGGTTTCTCAGTCGGCTTCCGTTTCGCGGAAGGCTCGTCTGTTGAAACTATCGACGGGCTGCTGAATAGCTTTGTTGACGATGTTATCGAACCCCGCGGTCTGGCTTTTGAAGGCAGCGGCTACCTACAGTGGCAGGGACTGGTTTGCCAGCAGAAACTGGGCAACTGTACGGACGAACACCGTCAGTGGGTCAAAGAGTGGCTGGAGTCACAGCCACTGAGCGACGTGACCGTCAGCGACCTGTTCGACATCTGGTGGGATCTGCCGCCGAACCTTGGCTAA
- a CDS encoding NADP(H)-dependent aldo-keto reductase: MQYHRIPHTALEVSKLGLGTMTFGEQNSEADAHAQLDHAIAAGVNLIDTAELYPVPPRPETQGLTESYIGSWLKQRGGREKLVIASKVSGPVRGSDHNIRPQQALDRKNIREALNDSLTRLNTDYIDLYQLHWPQRQSNFFGKLNYHYTDEKPVVTLLETLEALNEQVRAGKIRYIGVSNETPWGVMRYLQLAEKHDLPRIVSIQNPYSLLNRSFEVGLAEISQHEGVELLAYSALAFGTLTGKYLNGAKPAGARNTLFSRFSRYNGPYTEQAIAEYVALAQRHGLNPAQMALAFVRQQPFVASTLLGATSLEQLRMNLESLTVTLDEDVLNELEAIHQRFTFPAP, encoded by the coding sequence ATGCAATATCATCGTATCCCTCATACTGCTCTAGAAGTCAGCAAGCTGGGACTGGGCACCATGACTTTCGGTGAACAAAACAGTGAAGCAGACGCTCACGCCCAGCTGGATCACGCCATTGCAGCCGGGGTTAATCTGATTGATACCGCCGAACTGTATCCGGTTCCTCCGCGCCCGGAAACGCAGGGGCTGACAGAAAGCTACATCGGCTCGTGGTTGAAACAGCGCGGCGGTCGCGAAAAACTGGTCATTGCCTCGAAAGTCAGCGGCCCGGTACGTGGCAGCGATCACAACATTCGCCCTCAGCAGGCGCTGGATCGCAAGAATATCCGTGAAGCTCTCAACGACAGCCTGACGCGTCTGAACACCGACTACATCGATCTGTATCAGTTGCACTGGCCGCAGCGCCAAAGCAATTTCTTCGGCAAACTGAACTATCACTATACCGACGAAAAACCGGTGGTCACGCTGCTGGAAACGCTGGAGGCGCTCAACGAACAGGTTCGGGCAGGGAAAATTCGCTACATCGGCGTCTCCAACGAAACGCCGTGGGGCGTGATGCGCTATCTGCAACTGGCGGAAAAACACGACTTGCCGCGCATCGTCTCCATTCAAAACCCGTACAGCCTGCTCAACCGCAGTTTTGAGGTCGGTCTGGCTGAAATCAGCCAGCATGAAGGGGTCGAGCTGCTGGCCTACTCCGCACTGGCATTCGGTACGCTGACCGGTAAATACCTCAACGGCGCCAAGCCGGCAGGCGCACGTAACACGTTGTTCAGCCGTTTCTCCCGATATAACGGACCGTATACCGAGCAGGCCATCGCAGAGTATGTCGCGCTGGCGCAGCGTCACGGGCTTAACCCGGCGCAAATGGCGTTGGCGTTTGTCCGACAACAGCCGTTTGTTGCCAGCACTTTGCTGGGCGCCACGTCCCTCGAACAGCTGCGCATGAATCTGGAGAGCCTGACGGTCACGCTGGATGAAGACGTGCTGAACGAGCTGGAAGCTATCCACCAGCGCTTCACCTTCCCGGCCCCATAA
- a CDS encoding TerC family protein codes for MFDWIADPNAWLALGTLTILEIVLGIDNIIFLSLVVAKLPKHHQNKARRIGLLGAMLMRLGLLASIAWVIKLTNPLFYVLDQAISVRDLILFFGGLFLIWKSGKEIHETIKGGSETHDSKVHSFFGAIVQIMLLDIIFSLDSVITAVGLSDHLFIMMAAVVIAVGVMMLSARPIGEFVDKHPSVKMLALAFLVLVGFTLILESVDIHVPKGYIYFAMFFSMAVETLNLLRGNKAAQQK; via the coding sequence ATGTTTGATTGGATTGCGGATCCCAATGCCTGGCTGGCGCTGGGCACACTCACCATTCTGGAAATCGTTCTCGGCATCGACAACATCATTTTCCTGTCTCTGGTTGTCGCTAAACTGCCCAAACACCATCAGAACAAAGCCCGCCGTATCGGTTTGCTGGGCGCGATGTTGATGCGCCTGGGGCTGCTCGCCTCCATCGCCTGGGTGATCAAACTGACCAACCCGCTGTTTTACGTTCTGGATCAGGCCATTTCCGTCCGCGACCTCATCTTGTTCTTCGGTGGTCTGTTCCTTATCTGGAAATCCGGCAAAGAGATTCATGAGACCATCAAAGGCGGTTCGGAAACGCATGATTCGAAGGTGCATTCATTCTTCGGCGCTATCGTGCAGATCATGCTGTTGGATATCATTTTCAGCCTCGACTCGGTGATCACCGCCGTCGGCCTTTCCGACCACCTGTTCATCATGATGGCCGCCGTCGTCATCGCCGTCGGCGTCATGATGCTGAGCGCGCGGCCTATCGGCGAGTTCGTCGATAAGCATCCGTCGGTAAAAATGCTGGCGCTCGCCTTCCTGGTGCTGGTGGGCTTCACGTTGATTCTCGAAAGCGTGGATATTCATGTGCCAAAAGGCTACATCTACTTCGCCATGTTCTTCTCGATGGCGGTGGAAACCCTCAACCTGCTGCGCGGTAACAAAGCGGCACAGCAAAAGTGA
- a CDS encoding autotransporter serine protease, with product MKGILNPHHAGGTDQYRRRLTPLACMVITSLLSPAFSAGAESADDFRTREYQNNGLALDAMSAAEAYSLGYSGAGATVGIIDSQSDLSGPEFLGRVADGTQWISTPNQYNRHGYAVAGVVGAAKNNVGIHGLAFNANILSLGVDLSTSSIAYALDIMAQHPEAKIVNNSWGFNIYPDELFSYDADVQSELLDILIPGFSELTTRNAEQGQLLVFSAGNEGHLTPTLLSALPTVLDMTGFENKIANNWLSVMSFDATQPTTSAAFIASFSNLAQGAAEYSLLAPGVGIYTTYDQTYYSSLSGTSFSAPYVAAVGALVSEAFPYMSGKQLADVLLSTATPLSGAQLPRAVVLVRNNVDSALNMTGVEIKVYAAAGGITFSDEEMAALVKSLKLDNPFYSMSNGDVEAAILAAAADGSMTLMPQEEYQALFGQGIVNAYKAVQGPGKLDAKRLTDGDLSSDAYGGRYALYSVDTQGSDSTWSNDIIQVRTPHASSALYDLDVGLRKQGDGTLYLTGVDTYRGPTVVEGGRLVVAKSAGGSGSLAGDVWVMSSAVLGGHGKIGGSVTIDSGGTLAPGTSIGTLTVGNVRFTPGSIYEFEIDAQGQSDQLIVEQNASLAGTVRVINLRRGTLGTRYTLLDASGTISGRFDALELSSDGGSSADALFLTDALGYGDHRAWLETVRNSLRFSDVAATANQQAAADALDSLNGGAAYSAIANLRSADVARDAFDNLSGEFYAASRSAMILRSQNVRDALNGAMRSRHDAPLWLTTWSNDGRLSGQQGEATVDHQGYGFLLGSGVQWGESSALGVAVGSEKSRISMNDRASRADITAYHAALYLEGALAGMDWRTGLNYSYLDMSSQRTLHVPGLEGKARASYHAHQAQGFIEGSRHFSITQNLGLEPYANAAYAWLQTPGAREFGSEAALGWNTQNTSSAFSTLGLRGDVHFTAVLPLSLYGDIGYQHRLSERERAARLHFTRGGDDFNVDGVATPKNAVLMHAGLAADLSQHARLSLGYQGMHASKVRDDGVRMQFSVAF from the coding sequence ATGAAGGGAATTCTCAACCCGCATCACGCGGGCGGCACGGATCAATACCGCCGCAGACTGACGCCGCTGGCCTGTATGGTCATCACGTCATTATTATCGCCCGCGTTTTCCGCCGGGGCGGAGAGCGCCGATGACTTTCGTACCCGGGAGTATCAGAACAATGGCCTCGCGCTGGATGCGATGTCAGCGGCGGAGGCCTACTCGCTGGGATACAGCGGCGCCGGAGCTACGGTGGGCATCATCGATAGTCAATCCGACTTGAGCGGCCCCGAATTCTTGGGGCGCGTGGCGGACGGTACGCAGTGGATATCCACTCCGAATCAGTACAACAGACATGGCTACGCGGTTGCAGGAGTGGTGGGAGCGGCTAAAAATAACGTCGGCATACACGGCCTGGCCTTTAACGCCAATATTCTGTCTCTGGGCGTCGATTTATCGACGTCGAGTATAGCGTATGCGCTGGATATCATGGCACAGCACCCTGAAGCGAAGATCGTTAACAACAGCTGGGGCTTCAATATTTATCCCGATGAGCTGTTTTCCTATGATGCGGACGTGCAAAGCGAGCTGCTCGACATCTTGATACCGGGATTCAGCGAACTGACGACGCGTAACGCGGAGCAGGGGCAACTGCTGGTTTTCTCCGCGGGTAATGAGGGGCATCTGACGCCAACCTTGCTGTCTGCATTGCCTACCGTGCTGGATATGACGGGCTTCGAGAACAAAATAGCCAACAACTGGCTTAGCGTGATGTCTTTCGACGCGACGCAGCCGACGACCAGCGCTGCGTTTATCGCGTCGTTCAGCAACTTGGCGCAGGGGGCCGCTGAGTACAGTCTGCTTGCGCCGGGCGTCGGCATTTATACGACTTACGATCAGACCTATTACTCCTCGCTCAGCGGAACGTCGTTCTCCGCCCCCTATGTAGCGGCCGTGGGCGCGCTGGTCAGTGAGGCCTTCCCCTATATGTCAGGCAAACAGCTGGCCGATGTGCTGCTGTCTACCGCAACGCCCCTAAGCGGAGCGCAGCTGCCGCGGGCCGTGGTGCTGGTGCGCAACAACGTCGACAGCGCCCTCAACATGACGGGCGTGGAAATCAAAGTCTATGCGGCGGCAGGCGGCATCACGTTTAGCGACGAGGAAATGGCCGCGCTGGTAAAATCTCTTAAGCTCGATAATCCGTTTTACAGCATGAGTAACGGTGACGTGGAGGCCGCGATTTTGGCGGCGGCGGCCGATGGCTCGATGACGCTAATGCCGCAGGAGGAGTATCAGGCGCTGTTCGGTCAGGGGATCGTCAACGCCTATAAGGCAGTGCAGGGGCCGGGAAAACTGGACGCTAAACGGCTGACCGACGGCGATCTGAGTTCGGACGCCTATGGAGGACGCTATGCGCTGTACAGCGTCGATACTCAGGGGAGCGACAGCACCTGGAGCAACGACATTATTCAGGTACGGACCCCCCATGCCAGCAGCGCGTTGTACGATCTGGACGTCGGTTTACGCAAGCAGGGAGACGGCACGCTGTACCTGACGGGCGTTGACACCTATCGCGGTCCGACCGTGGTGGAGGGCGGAAGGCTGGTTGTGGCGAAAAGCGCCGGCGGCAGCGGTAGTTTGGCCGGGGACGTCTGGGTGATGTCGAGCGCGGTGCTGGGCGGGCACGGCAAAATCGGCGGCTCTGTCACTATCGACTCGGGCGGCACGTTGGCGCCTGGGACATCTATCGGTACGTTAACCGTCGGCAACGTCCGCTTCACGCCGGGTTCGATCTACGAATTCGAGATCGATGCACAAGGGCAGTCGGACCAGCTTATCGTCGAGCAAAATGCCAGTTTGGCAGGCACCGTGCGGGTGATCAATCTTCGTCGCGGTACGCTCGGCACTCGCTATACGCTGCTTGATGCCAGTGGCACGATATCCGGTCGATTCGATGCGCTGGAGCTCAGCAGCGATGGGGGATCGTCTGCCGATGCCTTGTTTCTGACCGACGCCTTAGGCTATGGCGACCATCGTGCATGGCTTGAAACGGTGCGCAACAGCCTGAGGTTTAGCGATGTCGCGGCAACCGCCAATCAGCAGGCGGCGGCTGATGCGCTCGATAGCCTGAACGGCGGGGCGGCATATAGCGCCATCGCGAATTTAAGATCGGCTGATGTGGCGCGCGATGCCTTCGATAACCTTAGCGGCGAGTTCTATGCGGCTTCGCGCTCAGCCATGATTCTGCGTAGCCAGAACGTGCGTGATGCGCTCAACGGCGCGATGCGCTCCCGTCACGACGCCCCACTTTGGCTGACAACCTGGTCCAACGACGGGCGATTATCGGGTCAGCAGGGCGAGGCGACAGTGGACCATCAAGGTTACGGCTTCCTGCTGGGCAGTGGCGTTCAGTGGGGCGAGTCGAGCGCTTTGGGTGTCGCGGTCGGCAGCGAAAAGAGCCGAATCAGCATGAACGATAGAGCGTCTCGCGCGGATATCACCGCCTATCATGCGGCGCTTTATCTGGAGGGCGCACTGGCGGGAATGGATTGGCGTACTGGTCTGAACTACAGCTATCTGGATATGTCGAGTCAGCGCACGCTCCACGTACCTGGTCTGGAAGGCAAGGCCCGCGCGAGCTATCACGCCCATCAGGCGCAGGGCTTTATTGAGGGCAGTCGGCATTTCTCCATCACGCAGAATCTGGGGCTAGAGCCCTATGCCAACGCCGCTTACGCCTGGCTACAAACGCCGGGCGCTCGGGAGTTCGGCAGCGAGGCGGCGCTGGGTTGGAATACGCAAAATACCTCTTCAGCGTTTTCAACGCTGGGACTGCGCGGCGATGTGCATTTCACCGCCGTTCTGCCGCTGTCGTTATACGGTGATATCGGTTATCAACATCGTCTGAGCGAACGGGAGCGCGCGGCGCGGCTGCATTTCACGCGCGGGGGCGATGATTTCAACGTTGACGGCGTGGCGACGCCAAAAAATGCCGTATTGATGCATGCCGGGTTAGCGGCGGACCTCAGTCAGCATGCCCGCCTGTCTCTGGGCTATCAGGGGATGCACGCCAGCAAAGTCCGCGACGACGGTGTACGTATGCAGTTCAGCGTGGCATTTTAA
- the rppH gene encoding RNA pyrophosphohydrolase: MIDDDGYRPNVGIVICNRQGQVLWARRYGQHSWQFPQGGINPGETAEQAMYRELYEEVGLRKKDVRILASTRSWLRYKLPKRLVRWDTKPVCIGQKQKWFLLQLMCNESEINMQSSGTPEFDGWRWVSFWYPVRQVVSFKRDVYRRVMKEFISPVIQLQENSARSPSSPRRKRG; the protein is encoded by the coding sequence GTGATCGATGATGATGGCTACCGCCCGAATGTTGGTATTGTAATTTGTAATCGGCAGGGGCAGGTGCTGTGGGCCCGCCGCTACGGCCAGCACTCCTGGCAGTTTCCACAGGGGGGAATCAATCCTGGTGAAACGGCGGAACAGGCGATGTACCGTGAGCTGTATGAGGAAGTTGGACTGCGGAAAAAGGATGTGCGTATTCTGGCGTCGACTCGCAGCTGGTTACGCTATAAATTGCCAAAACGTTTGGTGCGTTGGGACACAAAACCCGTCTGTATCGGCCAGAAGCAAAAATGGTTTCTGTTGCAGTTAATGTGCAATGAGTCAGAGATCAACATGCAAAGCAGCGGCACGCCGGAATTCGATGGCTGGCGCTGGGTTAGCTTTTGGTATCCGGTGCGGCAGGTCGTCTCCTTTAAACGTGACGTCTATCGGCGGGTCATGAAGGAGTTCATTTCCCCGGTTATTCAATTGCAGGAGAATTCGGCCCGGTCGCCCTCCAGTCCCCGACGGAAGAGAGGATAA
- a CDS encoding YgdI/YgdR family lipoprotein, which translates to MHSVMKTLAALSVITLLAGCSSHYVVATKEGQVLLTKGKPQVDESTGLMIFTDEDGHKHAIDNNDISQVVER; encoded by the coding sequence ATGCACTCAGTCATGAAAACGCTGGCGGCGCTCAGCGTCATCACTCTGCTCGCCGGCTGCTCCAGCCATTATGTCGTCGCCACCAAAGAGGGTCAGGTACTGCTGACCAAGGGTAAACCTCAGGTGGATGAAAGCACGGGACTGATGATTTTTACGGATGAAGATGGGCACAAGCATGCGATCGACAACAATGATATTTCGCAGGTCGTCGAACGCTGA
- a CDS encoding YggN family protein produces MLLRNLVFGALMLLTWQARAEYQCPVQPQDDITITPQSVKVVGASGNLQFSPEGNVVKDNRELTLTSEQRRQAREYQAELREQLPWIDAGAQQHLEKARQSLDKVIVQQLGSDSHVRSRLTTLNTQLKQQMNRIIEHRPDGLAFHHQAIKQVEQDGRQMVQQTLGGVLQDSLNEMGVKQMANAGGDNPLQAVMSNLGGLQQAIQTEWNNQEMDFQRFGRDVCQRVTGLEEQRKTLLKTLP; encoded by the coding sequence ATGTTGTTGCGTAATCTTGTCTTCGGTGCACTGATGCTATTGACCTGGCAGGCGCGGGCGGAGTACCAATGCCCGGTTCAGCCGCAGGATGACATCACCATCACTCCGCAAAGCGTGAAGGTGGTGGGTGCCAGCGGTAACCTGCAGTTCTCGCCGGAAGGGAATGTGGTCAAAGATAACCGTGAGCTGACCCTGACGTCTGAACAGCGGCGGCAGGCCAGAGAATATCAGGCGGAACTGCGCGAGCAACTGCCGTGGATAGATGCGGGCGCGCAACAGCATCTGGAAAAGGCGCGTCAGTCGCTGGATAAAGTGATCGTTCAGCAACTGGGGAGCGACAGTCATGTCCGTAGCCGCCTGACCACGCTTAATACCCAGCTCAAACAACAAATGAATCGCATCATTGAGCACCGTCCCGACGGGCTGGCCTTCCACCATCAGGCGATTAAGCAGGTAGAGCAGGATGGCCGCCAGATGGTGCAGCAGACGCTGGGCGGCGTGTTGCAGGACAGCCTGAATGAGATGGGCGTCAAACAAATGGCCAACGCCGGCGGCGATAACCCGTTGCAGGCCGTCATGAGTAATCTCGGCGGGCTGCAACAGGCGATTCAAACGGAATGGAACAATCAGGAAATGGATTTTCAACGCTTCGGACGTGACGTGTGCCAGCGCGTGACCGGTCTGGAAGAACAGCGTAAAACGCTGCTAAAAACTCTGCCTTAA